The genome window ATGAATTCTCGCAATATGAGAATTAGACTGACAAGTACGAATCTGGTCACTGGAATAAAGTCTCCGAAAATATGCAAAATACAAAATGCACCGCTCAGAGAGCATCGCAAAAATGTACAAGGCACAAGAAATGAAAACGCAGGATGGCAAAGCGCAAGTCAAGGCATATGTTTTGGAAAACCAGTGATCGGAGGTCTGATTGTAACTGCCTCCTGAAGAAACTATCATCTTATGCATAATTGATTCTGACTTTGATTCCTATCCAGTAAGATGTCCAATTTGTATTCCTAGAGGTAGGAATGGTTGTCACAAAAGTTTTGGTAATTTGCGACTAGTCGCAAATCATCTAAAATCCCATTATTCTGAATACCGTTCAGCATTTCTTGTTCAGATTAAAGACAAACTAAAGGAGAAGATTGGATAATTGTGTAATTGCTGTGAGGAACGCAGACACATGGAAAACCTACTTTGGGTCAAAATTGGTGTTATTGGAAGTATTGTAGTTGGGGTTGTTTCTATAGTCGCAAATCACCTTTAAATCAGATATTTCTCAGAATTGTACTGTGAAAAAGAGGTACATTATAACAATAATTGTAGGTGGACTTCTAATCGGAATGGGAATCATTGGCTCAATTATGAAGGACAAAAACGAGCCAATCGATTCATCAATTCATACTAAACAAGAACTGGAGGCAATCAAGTTTGTACAAAGTTATCAAGGATTGGACAATTCTGGATCTAATGTGACAAAGATTATAGCAACTATTACATCACTTGCATATTCTAATGAAGATATTATCAATAACCCTTCGACTGAAATGGGCTGGGATTCTCTACGAAAATTCGATTCAGACAAAAACACATACGATGTTTATTTTAATTTTAATACATACAATCAGGATGTAGAGTATCATTTTATTGCAGATATGGACTCTAAACAAGTATTTCCAGCCAACGAAATTGCATCTAATATTTTAAAAGTTGTAGAAAATGAATCCTAAAAGAACTTTCAATTAAAACCAATTAAGAGCCAATCTAAGCGATCAAGATACTCAAGGACTAACATGATCAAAATATTTCATGTAAAATTCATAATCATTTTATAGCAAAGACACCACATATTATGGCAAGCACGTGTCACTACCTCAACACCTAGAATATTTCTATCGGGTGAACCTGCTTAAATTGGTAATTCTTGTATTTTTCCTTGATTGTCAACATTGAAAATTCTCTGCACATTAACCCTGTATTTAGATTAGAAATACATAAAATGAAGCATGTGTACTATATTGTAGTATAACAAATCACTGTGTTTAGATATGTTATTTCTTTACTCTGAATCCCTTTAGAGATTACTTTTTCTTTGGCTTTATCATACTGACAAAGTGTTTGTGCATTGACACGTCATGCGTCAGTTCAGGATGAAATGAGACTGCCAGAATGTTTCCCTGCTTTACCGCAACCACTTTTTCATTGAACTTTGACACTACCTGGACGTCTTTTCCCATGTCTTCTATGGATGGTGCGCGGATGAACACACCCTTTGTCTTTGGAATGCCAATGGAATCAGCAGAAATTTCAGCCTCAAACGAGTCCTTTTGCCTTCCAAAAGAGTTTCTCTCCACCCTAACATCTAGTAAATTCAAAAGCGGCTGGTCCATCTTTCCAACTACCCTGTCCTTGGCATTTTTTGATAACAAAATCAGTCCAGCGCAAATCCCAAAGACAGGCATTCCTGCTTGGATTTTTTCCTTGATCACTTTGAGTGCGCCGTTCACCAAGGACATTTGCCCCATCATTGTGCTCTCCCCGCCTGGAATGATCAAACCGTCTAGTGAAGAAATCTCGTCAGGCGTTTTCACTTGTTTCACGGTTCCCTTGATTCCCAAAGTGCCAAGTGCAGTCCTGGCAGCAGCAATATTCTCAAATACATCGCCCTGCAATCCCAAAACTCCGATACTAACGCTCATGCCGTTCCCCGCTCCTGCATTTTCAGCTCCAAGTTCTTGACATCAAGCCCAAGCATCGACTGGCGTTCATCAATCATCCTTTGGGCTTCCTTTACCTTGTCAGCATCCTCCCAGAATGTGGTAGCCAACACAACAGCACGAGCTCTCTCCTTTGCATCTTCAGCCTTGAATATTCCAGAGCCGACAAATATTCCGTCACACCCTAATGACATCAGATAAGCGGCATCAGCAGGTGTTGCAATTCCGCCTGCCGCAAAATTAACCACAGGTAATCGACCTAGCTTGGCAGTCTGCTCCACCAGTTCAAATGACACCTTGAATTCGCGCGCCATTCGAATCAGGTCCTGGTTGTCCCCAGAATCATAAATTGATTTTATTAATCGCAATTCCTCGTTTACTTTTTTGATGTGTGTTATTGCCTCTGCAACGTTTCCAGTTCCAGGCTCGCCTTTTGTCCTAATCATTGCAGCTCCCTCTTCAATTCTTCGCAGCGCCTCAGCTAATGATCTTGCGCCATTTACAAAAGGCGTGGTATAATCCCATTTCCAAATGTGACGCAGCTCGTCAGCTGGAGTCAACACCTCGGACTCGTCAATCATATCCACGTTTGCCTCCTCCAGAACCTTTGCCTCGTACACGTGGCCTATTCTGCACTTTGCCATTACGGGTATGGTAACCGCATCCATTATCTCCTCGATTACCCTGATGCTTGCAGTCCTTGCTACTCCGCCTGCCTTTCGAACATCAGACGGAAGCTTGTCCAAGACCATCACAGACACTGCGCCTGCCTCTTCTGCAATCACAGCCTGCTCTACAGTAGTGACATCCATTACTACTCCGTTTTTGAGCATGTGCGCAAATCCCCTTTTCAGAGTGGACGTGCCGCGCGTAATGGAAACTGGTCCTACCTTTTCGCTTACCTTCCCCCTTGCAGAGTCAAGGTTGCCAGAGAGTGGAATCATAAGGACTAGTCGCGATTTGCATATTTATAATAACGCATGAACCGCACGTTTAGTTGAATTTTTCAATTACCCGCTCAAGCTCAGATTCCACCATGGTGATAATCGGCGGAACAAATGTGGACGTTGCGTTTCCCTCAGACCACTGGATCTGCTTTGTGTTTCCGTTCAGTGTGACCTTGAGCGAGAATTTCATGTATTCAGATACTGACTCGTCAGCTGGAATCGAGTCAATTGGGATGTTCATAAAGCCAGTCTCCTTTATCATGGCAGTCAGTTTTTTCACCTCGTCTTTTTGAAGTGTGATTGTTCTCTCTGGGAGTGGCTGCTCGTTTTCAGTAAGCAGATACCTGACGTTTCCCTCGTTTGATATTATCAGGATTTCAGACCTTACTGGACTGAGCCTGTCAGTCAGCCCAAATGAAACTTTTTTCAAGTCATGTCTGGTCAGCTCGATTGCAATTCGGTCATCAGCATTTGTTGCGCTAAACGGAATCTGCGGGTTTATGATCATGGGTATGGCGATCATCCCTGCAAGGATTATGGGGACTGCCATGATTATCAGTAAGATAGGTTTTGCCATTACAGTATCCCCCGATGATTTGATAATAAATCTAGTTTCTTTGAGTCCAACACAGAGAATAAATCCAAGCCCCTGTTTTTCTCATTTGTGGGGTCGTAGCCTAGCCTGGTAGGGCGACTATGATTTAGTCATCGCTAAAGGCTCCAGAAGTAAAAAATCCAAACTGATAACACGAGATGATGTGAGTTTGGAGCTGCAGTGACCTGTAGATCGCCGGTTCAACTCCGGTCGGCCCCACGTCTATTTTTGAAATATAGCGGGTCGGATCCTGCATTCTGAATAGTATGAGATTAGAAAAGAATTCTGAAAAAATAAAATGTAAGACTTTCAGGCACAAAATCAGCTGCTCAAGATTATTTTACTTATTTTGAACAACAATGGTTTAAAGTATATTTAAAAATGGTTTATTGTTACTTATGGGTGAGAATACATGGTTGAGCCAATAAACGACAAAGATGAACAAATTGAATTAGACGTTATTAGATCCATTGCAGAAAAGGCAATTGATGATAACAAAGATGTATTTGACCAGCTTGCAGAGATTTAATGCCGCATCTAAGTGAAGCAGCCCTTTTAGAATTACACACCATCATAGAAAGAAAATATCATTCAACTATTGTTTCCGGCGTAAAAGATCCCGGGCTAATAAAATCAATAATCGAAAGACCTCATTTGAAATTGTATGACGGCTATGAGCCATACAATACAGTTTTCAAAAAAGCTGCAAGTCTAATGGAGGGGATAATTAGATTACATCCATTCAATGACGGGAATAAAAGAACTGGATTACTAGCTGCTTTCGTTTACTTGCAAGCTAATCGTCATTATCTTGTGATTCCATTAAATACAGTAAAATTTACAGTTAACATAGCAAAGAATAAAGCTCAATCTGAAAAAGAGATAAACAAACTTGTTGATGAGATTGCCAAATGGTTAGAACTACGATGTTCATCAAACAAAGACGATTACAATAAAAAATTAGTACGATATGTGACATTACCAATCATAGGATTAGTAGCTATTTCACTCACAGGTATTGGGCTCTTCATAGTGGCAAAAATTCTAGACGAGTGGTTTGCTGTAAAAATGCATCCAGAGTATAAGAAAAATCCTAAGGAGATCATGGGGTTTTTGTTAAATAAGATAGATGATAGTTTTAAGGCAATGAAAAGTCAGTCGCTGATTGAAAAAGTCCCTCACAAATAAAAGAGACGTGGACATCAAAGGGAATCAAACTGGAATTTTTCAACTAGATTCTTTTTTAATAAATCGCTTAAGTTCACGCTGCTCACCAATTATCATGACAACATCAGTCTTTAAGATTTCTAGCAGTAATGGAATTTTCTGCCTTGCCTTTTGCGCAAACTCTTTTGGCGTCCAAAGGACATAGCTTATTTCTCGCCCAACTTTTCCCTCCGCCTTTGATACTGATTTTAACAAGTCGTCTTCGTCGATGTCACCTATCACGAGGAGATCAATGTCGCTCTTTGTAGTTTCTACGCCCTTTGCAAACGAGCCGTATATGAGGGCATATTGGATCTTGGCTTTGTCAAGACTTTTGAGAATTTCATTACCCACACCCTCTGTTTTTAGAAATATTCTTTTTAGATCGTCAGATATGGTGGAGCGCTTATCAAGTACATACAGAACCATGTTGCCTTGCGTTCTGCGAGTTAACAGCCCCAGAGAGTAGAGATTTTTTAGCTCCTTTTGCACATAGATTGGTGAAATGTCAATGACTCTTGAAAGCTCACGAATATGGTATTCCCTATCAGAATTCAGCAGTATTTCTGACAACAGTTTGACTCGAGTCTTTGACGTGAACAGCCTCTCTAGCATGTATATATTATATATACAATTGTAGATAAATAGTTTACATCACATATGAACTTGAAAATAACCATACCCGATACTGAAATGTATCGGATACAGATATTCTATTTCTTTGATCTTAGGACGTTGAGTGCAGAGCCTTCTCTGAACCACTCTATTTGGGCAGTGTTGTAAGAGTGCAAAAGCACAATCTCTTCTTTTGAATTGTCCGCATGTCGGACTATGCATCTGACTGGTCTTCCCTGCTGCAGCTTGTCAAGTTCCACAAGGCTGAGTCTGTCTGATTCCTGTATCTTGTCATAGTCTGATATGTTGGAAAACGTCAGTGCAAGCAGCCCCTGCTTTTTGAGATTTGTCTCGTGTATTCTTGCAAACGATTTTGCAATCACCGCGCCGCACCCTAGAAATCTCGGAGTCAGTGCAGCGTGCTCCCTGCTGCTCCCCTCCCCATAGTTGTTATCGCCTATTATGACCCACTTTATCTTCTGCCCCCTGTACTGCCTGGCTATGTTTGGGAACGATTCCACCATACCAGTCAGTGCGTTCTTTCCCTTTCCCACCTCGCCTGTAAACGCGTTTACCGCACCCAAAAGTAGATTGTCACTTAGCTTGTCCAAGTGTCCGCGGAACATGAGCCACGGACCGGCAGGAGAGATGTGATCTGTTGTGCATTTCCCCTTTGCCTTTACCATTACCGGCATGTCGATATAGTCATGTCCGTCCCATTTTGAGAACGGCTCTAATTTTTGCAGCCTGGTGCTGCCAGGATTAATCAGAACCTCGACTGACTCTGGATTGTCCGCAGGGGAAACATAGACGTCCTTTCCAAGCTTGAATCCTTTTTCCGGCACCTCTGGTGCAGTTTCAGGCGGAGCAAGCTTGAATTTTGTTCCGTCCTTTGCAGTCAGGG of Candidatus Nitrosotenuis sp. DW1 contains these proteins:
- the pdxT gene encoding pyridoxal 5'-phosphate synthase glutaminase subunit PdxT, whose protein sequence is MSVSIGVLGLQGDVFENIAAARTALGTLGIKGTVKQVKTPDEISSLDGLIIPGGESTMMGQMSLVNGALKVIKEKIQAGMPVFGICAGLILLSKNAKDRVVGKMDQPLLNLLDVRVERNSFGRQKDSFEAEISADSIGIPKTKGVFIRAPSIEDMGKDVQVVSKFNEKVVAVKQGNILAVSFHPELTHDVSMHKHFVSMIKPKKK
- the pdxS gene encoding pyridoxal 5'-phosphate synthase lyase subunit PdxS, with translation MIPLSGNLDSARGKVSEKVGPVSITRGTSTLKRGFAHMLKNGVVMDVTTVEQAVIAEEAGAVSVMVLDKLPSDVRKAGGVARTASIRVIEEIMDAVTIPVMAKCRIGHVYEAKVLEEANVDMIDESEVLTPADELRHIWKWDYTTPFVNGARSLAEALRRIEEGAAMIRTKGEPGTGNVAEAITHIKKVNEELRLIKSIYDSGDNQDLIRMAREFKVSFELVEQTAKLGRLPVVNFAAGGIATPADAAYLMSLGCDGIFVGSGIFKAEDAKERARAVVLATTFWEDADKVKEAQRMIDERQSMLGLDVKNLELKMQERGTA
- a CDS encoding type II toxin-antitoxin system death-on-curing family toxin — its product is MPHLSEAALLELHTIIERKYHSTIVSGVKDPGLIKSIIERPHLKLYDGYEPYNTVFKKAASLMEGIIRLHPFNDGNKRTGLLAAFVYLQANRHYLVIPLNTVKFTVNIAKNKAQSEKEINKLVDEIAKWLELRCSSNKDDYNKKLVRYVTLPIIGLVAISLTGIGLFIVAKILDEWFAVKMHPEYKKNPKEIMGFLLNKIDDSFKAMKSQSLIEKVPHK
- a CDS encoding nucleotidyltransferase domain-containing protein translates to MLERLFTSKTRVKLLSEILLNSDREYHIRELSRVIDISPIYVQKELKNLYSLGLLTRRTQGNMVLYVLDKRSTISDDLKRIFLKTEGVGNEILKSLDKAKIQYALIYGSFAKGVETTKSDIDLLVIGDIDEDDLLKSVSKAEGKVGREISYVLWTPKEFAQKARQKIPLLLEILKTDVVMIIGEQRELKRFIKKESS